Proteins from a single region of Nocardioides anomalus:
- a CDS encoding lysylphosphatidylglycerol synthase transmembrane domain-containing protein, producing MSSPRRRTGRTHPARLLLHAAGVVLGAACLVLVLPRVSGAPWRAVAAAVSSVPAGALAALVVLWAAGLAVHTVALTAALPGLTHRRALLLSLTGSAVANVLPLGGAAGIALNYKMTRRWGFSPAGFASFTVVSNLWDVLAKLVLPALLVPLVLTGLPVSPGLEHVVLTAAVALPVVAALAGLLLSRPRWTARLGRRVEQVRRVAAAVVVGAWGRLSLGMAAYTLLLFTLLESCLYVTRAGVPWEVVLLAFCAERLATLVGLTPGGLGLVEVGLAGALLLAPGADPAGVAAGVLVYRALTFGLEIPVGGVLLAGWTWRQRAAGPVAA from the coding sequence GTGAGCAGCCCGAGGCGGCGGACCGGACGCACCCACCCCGCGCGGCTCCTCCTGCACGCCGCCGGTGTCGTCCTCGGCGCTGCGTGTCTCGTCCTCGTGCTGCCCCGGGTGTCCGGGGCGCCGTGGCGAGCCGTGGCGGCCGCCGTGTCCTCGGTGCCCGCAGGTGCCCTCGCGGCGCTGGTCGTGCTCTGGGCCGCCGGGCTCGCCGTGCACACCGTGGCCCTCACGGCCGCGCTGCCGGGGCTCACCCACCGTCGGGCGCTGCTCCTCAGCCTGACCGGCAGCGCGGTGGCCAACGTCCTGCCCCTCGGCGGCGCCGCCGGCATCGCGCTCAACTACAAGATGACCCGACGGTGGGGTTTCAGCCCGGCCGGCTTCGCGTCCTTCACCGTCGTGAGCAACCTGTGGGACGTCCTGGCCAAGCTGGTCCTCCCCGCACTGCTGGTGCCGCTCGTCCTGACGGGGCTGCCCGTGTCCCCCGGTCTGGAGCACGTGGTCCTGACCGCCGCGGTGGCGCTGCCCGTCGTGGCGGCGCTCGCCGGCCTGCTCCTCAGTCGGCCGCGCTGGACCGCCCGGCTCGGCCGCAGGGTGGAGCAGGTGCGCCGGGTCGCGGCCGCCGTCGTCGTCGGCGCCTGGGGTCGGCTCAGCCTCGGGATGGCGGCGTACACGCTGCTCCTGTTCACCCTGCTGGAGTCCTGCCTGTACGTCACCCGCGCCGGCGTCCCGTGGGAGGTCGTCCTGCTCGCCTTCTGCGCCGAGCGGCTGGCCACCCTCGTCGGCCTCACCCCCGGCGGCCTCGGGCTGGTGGAGGTCGGGTTGGCCGGAGCGCTGCTCCTCGCGCCCGGGGCCGACCCGGCCGGGGTGGCCGCGGGCGTGCTCGTCTACCGCGCGCTGACCTTCGGCCTCGAGATCCCGGTCGGCGGCGTGCTGCTCGCCGGGTGGACCTGGCGGCAGCGGGCAGCGGGGCCGGTGGCGGCGTGA
- a CDS encoding PIG-L deacetylase family protein, whose product MSFTIVSFHAHPDDEALLTAGTLARAVADGHRVVLVVATSGEAGLAAGHPDAAELGRRREAELRAAAASIGAARVVSLGHPDSGLVAGQRVDDGRVPFAELDAHDVALELAQVLLEERADVLTTYDAAGGYGHPDHVQVHQAGLLAARMARTPVVLEATVDRDLLERVGRLLRLSAVLFPLPDLPDFQTSFTPRAELTHRVDVRPHLDAKLDALEAHASQVASDDGVRTLALLLRLPAPVRRRVLGTEWFREVGRAPGAAPLDDVFASLRLRGGALDG is encoded by the coding sequence ATGAGCTTCACCATCGTCTCCTTCCACGCCCACCCCGACGACGAGGCCCTGCTCACCGCGGGCACCCTCGCCCGCGCCGTCGCCGACGGACACCGCGTCGTCCTCGTCGTCGCCACCAGCGGCGAGGCCGGCCTCGCGGCGGGACACCCCGACGCGGCCGAGCTCGGCCGCCGCCGCGAGGCCGAGCTCCGCGCCGCCGCCGCCTCCATCGGCGCCGCCCGGGTCGTGTCGCTCGGCCACCCGGACTCCGGGCTCGTCGCCGGTCAGCGGGTCGACGACGGACGGGTGCCCTTCGCCGAGCTCGACGCCCACGACGTCGCCCTGGAGCTGGCCCAGGTGCTGCTGGAGGAGCGCGCCGACGTGCTCACCACCTACGACGCGGCCGGTGGGTACGGCCACCCCGACCACGTCCAGGTCCACCAGGCCGGGCTCCTCGCCGCCCGCATGGCCCGCACCCCGGTGGTGCTCGAGGCGACCGTCGACCGCGACCTCCTCGAACGCGTCGGCCGGCTCCTGCGCCTGAGCGCCGTCCTCTTCCCGCTGCCCGACCTGCCCGACTTCCAGACGTCCTTCACCCCCCGCGCCGAGCTCACCCACCGCGTCGACGTACGTCCGCACCTCGACGCCAAGCTCGACGCCCTCGAGGCGCACGCGAGCCAGGTCGCCAGCGACGACGGCGTCCGGACCCTCGCCCTGCTCCTGCGACTGCCGGCGCCGGTCCGGCGCCGGGTGCTGGGCACCGAGTGGTTCCGTGAGGTGGGCCGGGCGCCCGGAGCCGCCCCGCTCGACGACGTGTTCGCGAGCCTGCGCCTCCGGGGCGGCGCCCTCGATGGCTGA
- a CDS encoding phosphatase PAP2 family protein — MAHHDEATGRLWRVVAVLAACVAVVTVAVATSWGPLLRLDHAVTRSAFDATYGHGGRTAAWRFVTDWGSPNPMRVVLLLAAAVAQARRRADLAVWLLALTLLEAVVAPASKLLLDRARPSWADPITVLGSASYPSGHATAAATTAVALAFVVRRAAVRWCAGGVALLVAASRVFLGVHYLSDVAGGLLLGALLASATYAVLLTARPRSRRGRTASARAAA; from the coding sequence ATGGCCCACCACGACGAGGCGACGGGACGGCTCTGGCGAGTGGTCGCGGTGCTGGCCGCCTGCGTCGCCGTCGTCACGGTTGCGGTCGCCACCTCGTGGGGGCCGCTGCTGCGGCTCGACCACGCCGTCACGCGGAGCGCATTCGACGCGACGTACGGCCACGGAGGTCGCACGGCGGCCTGGCGATTCGTCACGGACTGGGGCTCACCGAACCCCATGCGGGTGGTGCTGCTGCTCGCCGCCGCCGTCGCGCAGGCCCGACGGCGGGCGGACCTGGCCGTCTGGCTGTTGGCGCTGACCCTGCTCGAGGCGGTCGTGGCGCCGGCGTCCAAGCTGCTGCTGGACCGGGCACGCCCGTCCTGGGCCGACCCCATCACGGTGCTGGGGTCGGCGTCCTACCCGTCCGGCCACGCCACGGCGGCGGCCACCACTGCGGTCGCCCTCGCCTTCGTCGTGCGCCGCGCGGCGGTGAGGTGGTGCGCCGGAGGGGTCGCGCTGCTGGTGGCGGCCAGCCGGGTCTTCCTCGGCGTGCACTACCTCAGCGACGTGGCCGGCGGGCTGCTGCTCGGCGCCCTGCTCGCGTCCGCGACGTACGCCGTGCTCCTCACCGCTCGTCCGCGGTCGCGCCGAGGACGTACGGCGAGCGCCCGAGCAGCCGCGTGA
- a CDS encoding phosphatase PAP2 family protein translates to MALARIWTVTAAFVAVTLIRSAVVGIPVKDPGGAFFVSRVALTAALFAAFALLEGWLRSPRGRRTPRAVWQTVRSRWPRRRLAVAWSALLAYHVVYLSYHNLKSWDVLNRPRDAQLSAVDRWLFRGHSPAVLLHDVLGEGVAAHLLLGVYEAFPTLVVLVVAGSVFTPRLRSGLTVLASLIWVWVLGVATYYLVPSLGPFHDRPQDFAGLPETLASRTQALYLAQRAHLLAHPHAHDAFAQVSAFASLHVGVTTVITLMAGHLGLRRVHRVLVVFLALTSVATVYLGWHFAVDVPAGLAIGWFAVQLGRWTSGGESADGQGHDDDHGERQPVADEGGERVPRHEPQQPRDARQ, encoded by the coding sequence GTGGCCCTCGCGCGCATCTGGACCGTGACGGCGGCGTTCGTCGCGGTGACGCTCATCCGCTCCGCGGTCGTCGGGATCCCCGTCAAGGACCCGGGCGGGGCGTTCTTCGTGAGTCGGGTGGCTCTGACCGCAGCCCTCTTCGCGGCCTTCGCGCTCCTCGAGGGCTGGCTCCGGTCGCCCCGCGGACGGCGTACGCCGCGCGCCGTGTGGCAGACGGTCCGCAGCCGGTGGCCGCGGCGCCGGCTCGCGGTCGCGTGGTCTGCGCTGCTGGCCTACCACGTGGTCTACCTGAGCTACCACAACCTCAAGAGCTGGGACGTCCTCAACCGGCCTCGTGACGCCCAGCTGTCCGCGGTGGACCGGTGGCTGTTCCGTGGCCACTCGCCGGCCGTGCTCCTGCACGACGTGCTCGGCGAGGGTGTGGCTGCGCACCTCCTGCTCGGGGTGTACGAGGCGTTCCCCACCCTGGTCGTGCTCGTCGTGGCCGGCAGCGTGTTCACGCCGCGCCTCCGGTCGGGGCTGACCGTGCTCGCCTCGCTGATCTGGGTGTGGGTGCTCGGGGTCGCGACGTACTACCTGGTCCCCTCGCTCGGCCCGTTCCACGACCGCCCGCAGGACTTCGCGGGCCTGCCCGAGACCCTCGCGAGTCGGACGCAGGCGCTCTACCTGGCCCAGCGCGCGCACCTGCTGGCCCACCCGCATGCGCACGACGCCTTCGCCCAGGTCTCCGCCTTCGCGAGCCTCCACGTCGGCGTGACGACGGTGATCACGCTGATGGCCGGCCACCTCGGCCTGCGCCGGGTCCACCGGGTGCTGGTGGTCTTCCTGGCGTTGACCAGCGTGGCGACGGTCTACCTCGGCTGGCACTTCGCGGTGGACGTGCCGGCCGGTCTGGCCATCGGCTGGTTCGCGGTGCAGCTGGGCCGGTGGACCTCAGGCGGCGAGAGCGCCGACGGCCAGGGCCACGACGACGACCACGGCGAGCGCCAACCGGTAGCCGATGAAGGCGGAGAACGAGTGCCGCGCCACGAACCGCAGCAGCCACGCGATGCTCGCCAGTGA
- a CDS encoding ABC transporter permease: MATVQDYVWFGAGLLVLVAATCLVGWRSGVGLGWSPLTSLARAVLQLSVVAVLLRGILSVPGTVVAFLALMLATASWTASGRLRELWHGRRAAVAGVAAGAAVALTSIFLLRLVDLEVRYLVAVAGIIIGSAMSAATLAGRNFLRGCRHRRDEIEAWLSLGATPARAHLDIGQEAVRESLLANLDQTRSTGLVTLPGAFVGALFGGASPAEAARFQLVVLAGIALSMTVCGVLVTRLLGRSPYVLGATADER; this comes from the coding sequence GTGGCCACCGTCCAGGACTACGTGTGGTTCGGGGCCGGGCTGCTCGTCCTCGTGGCCGCGACCTGCCTGGTCGGGTGGCGGTCCGGGGTCGGTCTGGGCTGGTCACCGCTCACCTCCCTGGCCCGGGCGGTCCTCCAGCTGAGCGTGGTCGCCGTCCTGCTCCGGGGGATCCTCTCGGTGCCGGGGACGGTGGTCGCGTTCCTGGCCCTGATGCTGGCCACCGCGTCGTGGACGGCGTCCGGGCGGTTGCGCGAGCTGTGGCACGGCCGGCGCGCGGCGGTCGCCGGCGTCGCGGCCGGCGCAGCGGTCGCCCTCACGTCGATCTTCCTGTTGCGGCTGGTCGACCTCGAGGTGCGCTACCTGGTCGCCGTGGCGGGGATCATCATCGGCAGCGCGATGAGCGCCGCCACCCTGGCGGGCCGCAACTTCCTGCGCGGCTGCCGACACCGGCGCGACGAGATCGAGGCGTGGCTGTCCCTCGGGGCGACGCCGGCTCGGGCGCACCTGGACATCGGCCAGGAGGCCGTGCGGGAGTCGCTGCTGGCCAACCTCGACCAGACCAGGTCGACCGGGCTGGTGACCTTGCCCGGTGCGTTCGTCGGCGCGCTGTTCGGTGGCGCCAGTCCGGCGGAGGCGGCCCGGTTCCAGTTGGTCGTGCTGGCGGGGATCGCCCTGTCGATGACGGTGTGCGGGGTCCTGGTCACGCGGCTGCTCGGGCGCTCGCCGTACGTCCTCGGCGCGACCGCGGACGAGCGGTGA
- a CDS encoding glycosyltransferase family 39 protein codes for MLRDRARQERALFLGMLVCAGLVFGWDLDVSGYANSYYSAAAQAGAESWKAMLFGSLDQANAITVDKPPLALWPMSLSVRAFGMSSWSLLVPQALEGVGSVALLYACVRRATGAAAPALLAGLVFTVTPVAALVFRYNNPDALLTLLLVGAAWAVLRAVDSPRATWWLLLAGALCGLGFLTKMLEAFVVLPALTLTYLRHGAGTVGARLWRLTGAGAAVLVSAGWWVALVELWPTGRRPFVGGSPTNSVLELALGYNGLGRLTGSTTNTESSATGGGLAATNLARIGRTDLGGEVMWLVPAAIILGALAWKVSRREPALRGIRPGLLLWTSWAAVGTTTFAAMAGIFHSYYTVVLAPALAAVLGTGTWLAWQRRDDVLVRRRLCWSVLATALLAAGTLAVVGADLAWVALPVVAVGVVVATLLHPASGAVRVTSPLAAAALVSALAGPVLFTEETVRLPHVGSGPMAGPGRAAPTTALLAAGASPFPGLTGYQPLAPGVVATVARDSDRFTWAAAAMGARSAAAYELALDEPVLAIGGYKGSDPLPTLHRFQALVAAGQVHWLIPGGTAGAAAEEIQRWVAARFAPVVVDGRLLYDVAAGQIAGQGA; via the coding sequence ATGCTCCGGGACCGGGCTCGACAGGAACGCGCGCTCTTCCTCGGGATGCTGGTGTGCGCGGGGCTCGTCTTCGGCTGGGACCTCGACGTCTCCGGGTACGCCAACAGCTACTACTCGGCCGCCGCCCAAGCCGGAGCCGAGTCGTGGAAGGCGATGCTCTTCGGCTCCCTCGACCAGGCCAACGCGATCACCGTCGACAAGCCGCCGCTCGCGCTCTGGCCGATGTCCCTGTCGGTGCGGGCCTTCGGGATGTCGTCGTGGAGTCTGCTGGTACCGCAGGCGCTCGAGGGCGTCGGGTCCGTCGCGCTGCTCTACGCCTGCGTGCGACGGGCGACCGGAGCGGCGGCGCCCGCGCTCCTCGCCGGGCTCGTCTTCACGGTGACACCGGTCGCCGCGCTGGTCTTCCGCTACAACAACCCCGACGCGCTGCTCACCTTGCTGCTGGTGGGTGCCGCCTGGGCCGTCCTGCGTGCGGTGGACAGCCCACGGGCGACGTGGTGGCTGCTCCTGGCGGGGGCGCTCTGCGGACTCGGCTTCCTGACCAAGATGCTCGAGGCCTTCGTGGTCCTCCCGGCGCTGACGCTCACCTACCTGCGCCACGGTGCCGGCACCGTCGGAGCGCGCCTGTGGCGGCTGACCGGCGCCGGCGCCGCGGTGCTGGTCTCGGCGGGCTGGTGGGTCGCGCTCGTCGAGCTGTGGCCGACCGGCCGACGGCCGTTCGTCGGCGGGTCGCCCACCAACTCCGTCCTCGAGCTCGCGCTGGGCTACAACGGGCTGGGTCGGCTGACCGGCAGCACCACCAACACCGAGAGCTCGGCGACCGGCGGCGGGCTCGCTGCCACGAACCTGGCCCGGATCGGCCGCACCGACCTGGGTGGGGAGGTGATGTGGCTGGTGCCGGCCGCGATCATCCTCGGCGCGCTCGCCTGGAAGGTGAGCCGTCGCGAGCCGGCCCTGCGGGGAATCCGCCCGGGTCTGCTGCTCTGGACGTCCTGGGCGGCCGTCGGCACAACCACGTTCGCCGCGATGGCGGGCATCTTCCACTCCTACTACACCGTGGTGCTCGCCCCGGCCCTGGCCGCGGTGCTCGGCACCGGCACCTGGCTGGCCTGGCAGCGCCGCGACGATGTCCTGGTCCGGCGCCGTCTGTGCTGGTCGGTGCTGGCGACGGCACTGCTCGCCGCCGGGACCCTCGCCGTGGTCGGCGCCGACCTGGCCTGGGTGGCCCTCCCAGTGGTCGCCGTCGGTGTCGTGGTCGCCACGCTGCTCCACCCGGCGTCGGGTGCGGTGCGGGTCACCTCGCCACTGGCGGCCGCCGCTCTGGTCTCTGCGCTCGCCGGACCGGTCCTGTTCACCGAGGAGACGGTGCGGCTCCCGCACGTGGGGTCCGGGCCCATGGCCGGCCCGGGCCGGGCCGCGCCCACCACCGCGCTCCTGGCCGCGGGCGCCTCGCCGTTCCCCGGCCTGACCGGCTACCAGCCCCTCGCGCCCGGGGTCGTCGCGACCGTGGCGCGGGACTCGGACCGGTTCACCTGGGCGGCCGCGGCGATGGGAGCCAGGTCCGCGGCGGCCTACGAGTTGGCCCTCGACGAACCCGTCCTGGCCATCGGCGGCTACAAGGGGAGCGACCCGCTGCCGACACTGCACCGCTTCCAGGCGCTTGTGGCGGCCGGACAGGTCCACTGGCTCATCCCGGGCGGTACGGCGGGAGCGGCCGCGGAGGAGATCCAGCGCTGGGTCGCGGCCCGCTTCGCTCCGGTGGTGGTCGACGGGAGGCTGCTGTACGACGTGGCCGCCGGCCAGATCGCCGGTCAGGGTGCCTGA
- a CDS encoding sensor histidine kinase: protein MDVEDGGGRVATGLRRLAPRSFRGKIVLTTVALMAAAMLVAGFGLQLVLAWTAQRDIRQVLADRSEATVKVIQQASGDRLIIPPDTLEPGMQVFDADGRLVAGSVEHDVRDTARDLATTDLPRTVDGPSDEERLLGTPFTTPSGEDGVLVVSQETAPYERSEFYALLATIVLGVLVTAGAAVIALRVTKQALRPVTQMAQRASEWSEHDLTHRFALGPPHDELGELGATLDLLLDRVASAILSEQRLTSELAHELRTPLTAIQGSADLALLRGVDDEDARQEFEQISASAREMAGVIATLLDIARDGTAAGRDQTCLVAEVAPALQAAVGGRAVVEDRTAASSARIAAPAALVVRAVSPVVDNAVRHARGRVVLDAVDHPDHVLLAVADDGEGVSPDVREHLFEPGVTHGAGGAGLGLGIARRVARSFGGDITLAPSSTGARFEVTLPRR from the coding sequence ATGGACGTCGAGGACGGGGGCGGGCGAGTGGCGACGGGACTGCGTCGTCTCGCGCCCCGCTCCTTCCGCGGCAAGATCGTGCTGACGACGGTCGCGCTGATGGCTGCTGCGATGCTCGTCGCCGGCTTCGGCCTGCAGCTGGTCCTGGCCTGGACTGCGCAGCGCGACATCCGCCAAGTGCTGGCGGACCGCTCCGAGGCCACGGTGAAGGTCATCCAGCAGGCCTCGGGCGACCGGCTCATCATTCCTCCGGACACCCTCGAGCCGGGGATGCAGGTCTTCGACGCCGACGGCCGGCTCGTGGCCGGCTCGGTGGAGCACGACGTGCGCGACACCGCCCGGGACCTCGCCACGACCGACTTACCCCGCACGGTCGACGGGCCCTCGGACGAGGAGCGGCTCCTCGGCACGCCGTTCACCACCCCGAGCGGCGAGGACGGTGTCCTCGTCGTCAGCCAGGAGACGGCGCCGTACGAGCGCTCGGAGTTCTACGCCCTGCTGGCCACCATCGTGCTCGGCGTGCTCGTCACCGCGGGCGCCGCAGTCATCGCGCTGCGGGTCACCAAGCAGGCGCTCCGGCCGGTCACCCAGATGGCGCAGCGCGCCTCGGAGTGGAGCGAGCACGACCTCACCCACCGCTTCGCCCTCGGCCCTCCGCACGACGAGCTCGGCGAGCTGGGCGCAACGCTCGACCTGCTGCTGGACCGGGTCGCCTCCGCCATCTTGTCCGAGCAGCGGCTGACCTCCGAGCTGGCCCACGAGCTGCGCACGCCGTTGACCGCCATCCAGGGCTCGGCGGACCTGGCCCTGCTCCGCGGGGTCGACGACGAGGACGCGCGCCAGGAGTTCGAGCAGATCTCGGCCTCCGCGCGCGAGATGGCGGGGGTCATCGCGACCCTGCTGGACATCGCTCGCGACGGCACCGCCGCTGGCCGGGACCAGACCTGCCTGGTGGCGGAGGTCGCGCCCGCGCTGCAGGCGGCGGTCGGCGGACGCGCGGTCGTCGAGGACCGGACCGCGGCTTCCTCGGCGCGCATCGCCGCCCCGGCTGCGCTCGTGGTGCGTGCGGTGTCGCCGGTCGTCGACAACGCGGTGCGCCACGCGCGCGGACGGGTCGTCCTCGACGCGGTCGACCACCCCGACCACGTCCTGCTCGCGGTGGCCGACGACGGCGAGGGCGTCTCCCCAGACGTGCGCGAGCACCTCTTCGAGCCCGGCGTCACCCACGGCGCCGGCGGTGCGGGGCTGGGTCTCGGAATCGCCCGACGGGTGGCACGCTCCTTCGGCGGCGACATCACACTCGCCCCCAGCAGCACCGGCGCGAGGTTCGAGGTCACGCTGCCGCGACGCTGA
- a CDS encoding glycosyltransferase family 4 protein, whose amino-acid sequence MRIIHVTDCYLPRLGGIELHVRDLAARQRAQGHEVTVVTSTPGESAPGLWRAAPGDAWLRSLCPDVVQAHVSIISPFALGSARRASRAGVPTVATVHSLWTHVGPLPELACELWGMRRWPVTWAAVSDRAATPVRALLDVPVHVVPNAVDLDEWIPAPEQPHPGPPHVVSVMRLTGVKRALPLLDILRGAAARTDFSATVIGDGPQRAAMERHLRRHRLGDRVRLTGTLDRAAIRRELATASVFLAPAHRESFGIAALEARASGVPVLASAHSGVGTFIRHGREGLLARDDHDLAAQLVRLLVDHDLRDRLAAHNRRVRPAFGWPEALARHEELYAAARVTAASTEALAG is encoded by the coding sequence GTGAGGATCATCCACGTCACCGACTGCTACCTGCCGCGGCTGGGCGGCATCGAGCTGCACGTGCGCGACCTGGCCGCCCGGCAGCGAGCCCAGGGACACGAGGTCACGGTCGTGACGTCCACACCGGGCGAGTCCGCACCGGGGCTGTGGCGGGCCGCTCCCGGCGACGCCTGGCTCCGCTCGCTCTGCCCTGACGTCGTGCAGGCGCACGTCTCGATCATCTCGCCGTTCGCCCTGGGCTCGGCGCGGCGCGCCTCCCGAGCCGGCGTCCCCACCGTCGCCACGGTCCACTCGCTGTGGACCCACGTCGGGCCACTGCCCGAGCTGGCCTGCGAGCTGTGGGGGATGCGCCGCTGGCCGGTGACGTGGGCCGCGGTGAGCGACCGGGCCGCCACGCCGGTGCGGGCGCTGCTGGACGTCCCGGTGCACGTGGTCCCCAACGCGGTCGACCTGGACGAGTGGATCCCGGCGCCGGAGCAGCCACACCCCGGACCACCGCACGTCGTGAGCGTGATGAGGCTCACCGGGGTCAAGCGAGCGCTGCCGCTGCTGGACATCCTGCGCGGCGCCGCGGCGCGAACCGACTTCTCCGCCACGGTGATCGGTGACGGTCCACAGCGTGCCGCCATGGAGCGACACCTGCGCCGGCACCGCCTCGGCGACCGCGTCCGGCTGACCGGGACCCTCGACCGGGCGGCCATCCGGCGCGAGCTGGCGACGGCGAGCGTCTTCCTCGCCCCGGCGCACCGCGAGTCGTTCGGCATCGCCGCGCTCGAGGCCCGGGCCAGCGGCGTACCGGTCCTGGCCAGCGCCCACTCCGGCGTCGGCACCTTCATCCGGCACGGCCGCGAGGGGCTGCTCGCCCGCGACGACCACGACCTGGCCGCCCAGCTCGTCCGCCTCCTCGTGGACCACGACCTGCGCGACCGCCTGGCCGCCCACAACCGGCGGGTGCGCCCCGCCTTCGGCTGGCCCGAGGCGCTGGCCCGGCACGAGGAGCTCTACGCGGCGGCCAGGGTCACCGCGGCCAGCACGGAGGCGCTCGCCGGATGA
- a CDS encoding glycosyltransferase family 2 protein encodes MAEHLPRTVAYVLPVFDEADGIDAFHRDLVDATSCRPDLAFEFVYIDDGSRDASLERLLALRAHDDRVTVVSLSRNHGHQVAVTAGIDLCAHADAVVVMDTDGQDPPAVSLRLLALWEHGVDVVYAQRLSRQDGVFKRATASAFYWTLDKVSDVPIPRDVGDFRLMDRRVVAELARYREHDRFLRGIVAHIGFRQEAVLYDRAARTTGTSGYPLRAMARLAASGLLGFSTTPLRLISRAGLLVSLISVGLAAYVFGVRVLDPDQAVPGWAFLGVGMFLLSGLQLVMMGVIGSYLGRVYVEAQDRPLYVVSLVARGGRVVTDRRST; translated from the coding sequence ATGGCTGAGCACCTCCCCCGGACAGTTGCCTACGTCCTACCGGTCTTCGACGAGGCCGACGGCATCGACGCCTTCCACCGCGACCTCGTCGACGCCACCTCGTGCCGGCCGGACCTCGCCTTCGAGTTCGTCTACATCGACGACGGCAGCCGGGACGCCTCGTTGGAGCGGCTGCTGGCGCTCCGCGCGCACGACGACCGCGTCACCGTCGTCTCGCTGTCGCGCAACCACGGCCACCAGGTCGCCGTCACCGCAGGGATCGACCTGTGCGCACACGCGGATGCCGTCGTGGTCATGGACACCGACGGTCAGGACCCGCCGGCGGTCAGCCTGCGGCTGCTGGCGCTGTGGGAGCACGGGGTCGACGTCGTGTACGCGCAACGACTCAGCCGGCAGGACGGCGTCTTCAAGCGCGCCACCGCCTCGGCCTTCTACTGGACGCTGGACAAGGTCTCCGACGTGCCCATCCCGCGCGACGTCGGCGACTTCAGGCTCATGGACCGCCGGGTCGTGGCCGAGCTGGCCCGCTACCGCGAGCACGACCGGTTCCTGCGCGGCATCGTCGCCCACATCGGGTTCCGGCAGGAGGCCGTCCTCTACGACCGGGCCGCGCGCACCACCGGCACGTCCGGCTACCCGCTCCGAGCCATGGCGCGGCTCGCGGCCAGCGGCCTCCTCGGCTTCTCCACCACTCCCTTGCGGCTGATCAGCCGGGCCGGCCTCCTCGTCTCGCTCATCAGCGTCGGGCTGGCCGCCTACGTCTTCGGGGTCCGGGTGCTCGACCCCGACCAGGCCGTGCCCGGATGGGCCTTCCTGGGTGTGGGCATGTTCCTGCTGAGCGGTCTGCAGCTCGTCATGATGGGCGTGATCGGCAGCTACCTCGGCCGGGTCTACGTCGAGGCGCAGGACCGTCCCCTGTACGTCGTGTCCCTGGTGGCGCGGGGTGGACGGGTCGTCACCGACCGGCGATCCACCTGA
- a CDS encoding COG4705 family protein, with the protein MTQRTAVAPDVRQMLNKVPEVTIWFWVIKILCTTVGESFADWINMTLGVGLVKTAVLFTVIFAVVLAVQMRLRRYVPAAYWLTVVVVSVTGTLYTDILTDQLGVPLWISTTVFAVLLAATFSVWYARERTLSIHSIVTTPRESFYWFAILVTFALGTATGDWSLELTGWGPGKSVLLPLALIAIVTALWRFGADAVLTFWVAYILTRPLGANIGDWFGLPKSEQGLGIGVFGTSLIFLGAILATVVYLSVTRADVIEDEDAPRTAAPESTPQRRRISLVALAATALGTVALLTWANAQPHASALGEEGPAPSCGSGSPLSQSQATAAVGKKFPSSSVANYRTIVTDTQGLVDSGDQRGAQSRITDLETAWDDDQDTLQPKDCQAWTYVDTQIDDVLSSIRDQNPDQATEDKAMQALLTTLG; encoded by the coding sequence ATGACCCAACGCACCGCCGTCGCTCCCGACGTACGACAGATGCTCAACAAGGTCCCCGAGGTGACCATCTGGTTCTGGGTGATCAAGATCCTGTGCACCACGGTGGGCGAGAGCTTCGCCGACTGGATCAACATGACCCTCGGGGTCGGCCTGGTGAAGACCGCCGTCCTGTTCACGGTCATCTTCGCCGTGGTCCTGGCCGTCCAGATGCGGCTGCGACGCTACGTGCCCGCGGCGTACTGGCTCACGGTCGTGGTGGTCAGCGTGACCGGCACCCTGTACACCGACATCCTCACCGACCAGCTCGGCGTGCCGCTGTGGATCAGCACCACCGTCTTCGCGGTGCTGCTCGCGGCGACCTTCTCGGTCTGGTACGCCCGCGAGCGGACCCTGTCCATCCACAGCATCGTCACGACCCCGCGGGAGAGCTTCTACTGGTTCGCCATCCTGGTCACCTTCGCCCTCGGCACGGCGACCGGCGACTGGTCGCTGGAGCTGACCGGCTGGGGTCCGGGCAAGTCGGTGCTGCTGCCGCTCGCCCTCATCGCCATCGTCACCGCGCTGTGGCGCTTCGGCGCCGACGCCGTGCTGACCTTCTGGGTCGCCTACATCCTCACCCGGCCGCTGGGCGCCAACATCGGTGACTGGTTCGGGCTGCCCAAGAGCGAGCAGGGGCTCGGGATCGGGGTGTTCGGGACCAGCCTGATCTTCCTCGGCGCGATCCTGGCCACCGTGGTCTACCTGTCGGTGACCCGGGCCGACGTGATCGAGGACGAGGACGCGCCGCGCACAGCGGCGCCGGAGTCGACCCCGCAGCGACGGCGCATCTCGCTCGTGGCCCTCGCCGCCACGGCCCTCGGCACCGTGGCCCTGCTGACCTGGGCCAACGCCCAGCCGCACGCCAGCGCGCTCGGCGAGGAGGGCCCCGCGCCCTCGTGCGGCAGCGGCTCCCCGTTGAGCCAGAGCCAGGCCACCGCAGCAGTGGGCAAGAAGTTCCCGTCCTCCTCAGTCGCGAACTACCGCACCATCGTGACCGACACTCAAGGGCTCGTGGACTCGGGAGACCAGAGGGGCGCACAGTCGCGCATCACCGATCTGGAGACCGCCTGGGACGACGACCAGGACACCTTGCAGCCGAAGGACTGCCAGGCCTGGACCTACGTCGACACCCAGATCGACGACGTGCTCTCCTCGATCCGCGACCAGAACCCCGACCAGGCGACGGAGGACAAGGCCATGCAGGCCCTGCTGACCACCCTCGGCTGA